The Kribbella shirazensis genomic interval GTGGACACGACCCCCGCGGTGCCCCAGTTGGTCATCCGGGAATCCACCGCCGCTCCACGCTAGGCAGCGGTTCACCGAGCGCCGCGTCCGGCGGTTGCAACTTTTCTGGGCGAACGTTCGCCCGAACTGTTGACTTGGTCTAGGGCGAACGTTCACACTCCCGATGTGGTTCACGGCGCGGAAGCGCCTCCGAGGTCCTCTGTTCGCGGACCGGACCTCCACCGCATCGATCGAAGGAGCTGGTGAAGTTGCACCGTCCGCTAGTGGGCATCGTTCTGGTCGCACTCGCACTGAGTGCCTGCTCTCCGAGTTCAGGTGGGTCGGTGGAGACCGACCCCGGGGTCTCGTCCAAGGCGGATCAGGCCCTGGCCGCCGTACAGGGCAAGGTCCTCAGCAAGGGTCCGCACGGTGAGGACCCGGCCACGGCCGAGGCGGCCGAGCTGACCGACGCCGAGGTCGCGAAGGTCAAGGCGATGGGCGCGACCGCCGCCATCGTCATGCACTACGGCGGGAACGACTGGGCGAACGCCCAGGTCGCCGGTCTCAAGGAAGGCTTCGCCGAGCTCGGGATCCAGGTCGTGGCCACCACCGACGCCAACTTCAAACCGGACAAGCAGGTCTCGGACCTGGAGACCGTGATCACGAAGAAGCCGGACGTGATCGTGTCCATCCCGACCGACCCGGTGGCGACCGCCGGCGCCTACAAGAAGGCAGCGGCAGCCGGGATCAAGCTCGTGTTCATGGACAACGTTCCGCAGGGGATGACTGCAGGCAAGGACTACGTCAGCGTCGTCTCGGCGGACAACTACGGCAACGGCGTCGTCTCGGCGCACCTGCTGGCCAAGGCGCTCGGCGGCAAGGGCAAGGTCGGCGTGATCTTCCACGAGGCCGACTTCTTCGTGACCAAGCAGCGCTACGACGGTCTCCGGAAGACGCTCAGCGAAGACTACCCCGACCTGGAGATCGTCGAGTCGAAGGGCATCGCCGGGCCGGACTTCGCGGGCGACGCTCAGGCGGCCGCGAACGCGATGCTGAGCAAGCACCCCGACCTGGCCGGGATCTGGGCCGTGTGGGACGTGCCGGCCGAGGGCGTCATGGCGGCCGCCCGAGCGTCCGGCCGCGCCGACCTGAAGATCGCGACCCAGGACCTGGGCAAGAACGTCGCCATCGCGCTGGCCAAGGACCAGTTGGTTGCCGGACTGGGCGCCCAGCGACCGTTCGACCAGGGCGTGACCGAGGCGAAGCTGGCCGCAGGTGCGCTGCTCGGCAAGACCGCGCCGCCGTACATCGCGCTCAGCGCGCTGCCGGTCACCCACGCCAGCGTGCTGGAGGCGTGGAAGCAGGTGTACCACGTCGACGCGCCGGCCGACCTGCAGAAGGTCTTCAAGAAATGACCCCGGTCGTCCAGTTGCGGGACATCCGCAAGAGCTTCGACGGAGTACCGGTCCTGCTCGGCGTCGACTTCGAGGTCGGCCAGGGTGAGGTCCACGCCCTGGCCGGCGGCAACGGGGCCGGGAAATCGACCCTGATGAAGATCCTCCAGGGCGTCTACACCAAGGACGCCGGCGAGATCCTCGTCGCCGGCACCCCGGTCACGCTCACGTCGGTCGACGACGCCAAGGCCGCCGGGATCGGCATGGTCTTCCAGGAGTTCAGCCTGGTGCCCAGCCTCACCGTCGCCCAGAACCTCTTCCTGTCGGCGGAAACGACGAGCCGGTTCGGTTTGATCAGCGACCGTGACTCCCGCGACCGGGCGCGCCGGATCTTCGCCGACCTGGAGGTCGACGTGGACGTCGACGCGATGGTCGGCGACCTCTCCACGGCGTACTGGCAACTCACCGAGATCGCCAAGGCACTCGCCCAGAACGCGCAGGTGCTGATCCTCGACGAGCCCACCGCGAGCCTGGCCAAGAACGAGGTCGAAGCGCTGTTCGCACTGATCGGCCGGCTCAAGAGCAGAGGCATCTCGATCATCTACATCTCTCATCGGATGGACGAGATCTACCGGATCGCGGACCGGATCACGATCCTGCGCGACGGTCGCAGACTGCTCACCAGACCGCTCGGCGAGGTGACGCCGGCCGAGATCGTCGAGGGCATCGTCGGCAGGCCGGACGACGGCGCGCTCAGCTATCAGGAGCGCGCGTCGTCCGAGGGCGGCGAGGTGCTGCTCGAGGCGGTCGAGGTGTACTCCGGTGACCGGGTCCGCGGCGTCTCCTTCCAGTTGCGCGCGGGCGAGATCCTCGGCCTCGCCGGACTGATGGGCAGCGGCCGCTCGGAGCTCGCCCGGTGCCTGTTCGGCATCGACCGCATCGACGCCGGCGAGGTACGGATGCGTGGGCGCAGAATCGATCTCCGCAACCCCAGGGACGCGCAACGGGCCGGTATCGCCCTGATCCCGGAGGACCGCCGGGAACAGGGGCTGGTGCTCGAACACTCGGTCGAGGACAACCTGCTGCTGCCCGTCCTGCGCACGATCCGGCGCGGTCCCTTCCTCGACACGCGATCCGGCCGACGCCTGACCCGGACCCTGATCGACAAGGTCGCGATCAAGGGCGACCCCCGCCAGCCGGTCAGGCGGCTGTCCGGCGGCAATCAGCAGAAGGTGGTGATCGCCAAGTGGCTCGGCACCCAGCCCGAGGTCCTGATCATGGACGAGCCGACCGCCGGAGTGGACATCGGCACCAAGTCCGAGATTGTCGCCATCATCCGCCGCCTCGCCGACGCCGGGGGAGCGGTGATCGTCATCTCGTCGGAGTACCCCGAGCTACTGGCCGTCAGCGATCGCGTGCTGGTGCTGCGGAACGGATCCGTGGCGGACGAGCTGCGGCGCGCGGACATCCCCGACGAGGAATCCCTCCAACTCTCCGTCCAAGGACTCTGACATGGACACTGAAACGGACTCTCGCATGGCCGACCCGACAACTGTCCGACCTCCGCTGCCGACCTCCGGGCGGAGCGCGAAAGACCTCGCCAGAGGTCTGAACCGGATCGACTGGCGCCGCTACGTCATCTACATCGCCTTCGTCGCGGTGTTCGTGCTGTTCGCGGTCCTGCTGCGCGACGACGGATTTCTCAGTCAGAGCAATCTGCTGAACATCTTCCGGCAGACGGCCACGATCACCGTCATCGCGGTCGGCATGACGTACGTGATCGCCTGTGCCGAGATCGACCTCAGCGTCGGCTCGGTCGCCGGACTCGCCAGCGTCTGCTCGGCGATGGCGATCGCCCACTACGGCCTGGTCGCCGGGATCCTCGCCGGCCTCGCGGTCGGCGTCGTCGTAGGCACGATCAACGGCGGTCTGGTCAGCCGGCTGGGTATCCCCTCGTTCCTGGTGACCTTGGGGATGCTCGGCATCGCAGCCGGCGTCGCGCAGTGGATCACGAAGTCGGCACCCCAACCGATCCTGAACGACACCTTCAATCTCGCCTTCGGTGGCGGCGACTTCGGGCCGGTCCCGGGTCTGCTGATCTGGACGGCGGTCTTCGTCATCGCCGGCGCCGTCGTCCTGAACCGGACCCGATTCGGCCGGCAGATCGTCGCCACCGGCGGCAGCCGGACCGCGGCCGACTTCACCGGTATCAACACCAGGCGCATCAAGTTCCAGGTACTGCTCATCTCGGCGACGGTGGCATCGGTCGCCGGCATGCTCTACGCGGGCCGGCTCCAGTCGGGCCGGTTCCAGTGGGGCGCCGGCGACGAACTGTCGGCCATCGCCGCCGTGATCCTGGGCGGCACCAGTCTGTTCGGCGGTCGCGGCACCGTGGTCGGCACGCTGTTCGGCGCTCTGCTGATCGGACTCATCAACAACGGCCTGATCCTCGCCGGCCTGGAATCGAGCCAGCAGCAGGTCGTCCGCGGCGTCATCATCATCCTCGCCGTCGCCCTTGCCCGGAAGAAATAACCACACCCCCTCGCGGTGGATAGGAGCAGCTTTGTCCTCTTCAGCTGATGTATATCGCCCCATCTCCATCCAGAACGGCGCGCTGACGCTGCATGGTGAGGCGACCGCCCTGTACGGCGGCGCCGTCCACTACTGGCGGCTGGATCGTGACCGGTGGGATTCCATTCTCGACTCGGTCCGGCGGATGGGATTCACGATGATCTCCATCTACATCCCCTGGGAGGTGCACGAGATCGAGAAGGGCCGCTTCGACTTCGGCCAGGTGAACCCGTCGAACGACATCGACGCATTCCTCACCCTGTGTGAGTCCAAGGGTTTCAAGATCGTCGTACGCCCCGGGCCGCAGATCAACTCCGAACTCACCTACTTCGGCTACCCGAAGCGGATACTCGCGGACGAACGGCTGCAAGCGCGCAGCGCCAAGGGCTCGAAGGTCGTCCTGACCCAGGTACCGAAGCCGATCCCCGCCCTGAACTACGCCAGTGAGGAGTTCTTCGCCGAGACCGCGTTGTGGTACGACGCGATCTGCGCGATCCTCGCCAAACACGCCTACCCGAACGGCGGGATCGTCGCGGCGCAGGTCGACAACGAGATGGCGTACTTCTTCGGCGTCAACGCCTACATCGCCGACTACTCGGACGCCTCGATCGAGGGCTATCGGCAGTTCGTTCTCGACAAGTACGGCGACCTGCCGGGGCTCAACTCGGCGTACTCCGCGAAGTACTCGAGCCTGGAGTCGCTCGAGCCGCCGAGGCGTTTCGATGCCACCAGCCGGCAGGAGATCCCCTGGTACGCGGACTGGGCCGAGTACCGGGAGCGCTATCTGATCACCTCGATGGCGCGGCTCGCCGACATGATGCGGGAACGAGGGCTGGCCCGGATCGCCTTGTTCCACAACTATCCGCACCCGCTCGGACCCGGCGGAGCCGTCTCGGGGTTCACCGCCCCGTTCAACCTGGCGGGCCTCGAGGAGCATCTCGATTTCGTCGGCTTCGACATCTACTCGCGCAAGGAGCTCTACTCCCACGTCAAGACCATCGCCTCGTACGTCGTCGGCACCAGCCGGTACCCGTACATTCCCGAGTTCATCGCCGGGGTCTGGCCGTGGTACCTGAACCCCGGTGACCTCGCTGACGAGGAGTTCGTCACCAAGGCGGCCCTGATGCACGGCATCCGGGGCTTCTCCCGCTACATGCTGGTGGAGCGCGATCGCTGGCTGGACTCGCCGATCCGCCGTGACGGCCGGGAGCGGCCCGAGAAGGTCGAGATGTTCCGCACCGTCAACGAGATGCTCGAGGCCGGCGACTTCCGGAACCTGCGCAGGCAGGAGGACGTCCTGCTGCTCGCCAACAGGGAGTACGACCGGCTCGAAGCGGCGTCGGTCCTGGTCTCCTTCCCGGGCGACTTCCTGGAAACGCCGTCGGGCTTCTCGGAGTACGCCGGCGCGCTGACCGTCAGCGAGGATCCGCTCGGATTCGACGAACCCGTCCAGCTGGCCAAATCGACCTGGTTCTCGGCCTTCTCGGAGGCACTGACCCACTCCGGCTTCGGCTACGTCCTGTCCGACACGGCACTGGCTGCGGAGCGCTGGCGGCGCCACAAGGTGCTCGTGCTCAGCACTCTCGACTATCTCGACGCCGGCCTGCAGGCAGCACTGGTCGAGTACGCCGAGAGCGGCGGCACGGTGGTGATCGGGCCGAAGGCACCGACGTTGGACAGCACGATGCGGCCCTGCACCGTGCTGCAGGATGCCCTGGTGGATGCCGCGCCATTGGCGGGTGGGGCGTTGGAAGCCAAGACCGGCTCCGGGCGGATCATCCTGGTGCCCGAGCTGGACGCCGTACCGGCCACCGTGGGCGAGGTCTGCAGCCGGACCGGTCTGGTGACCATGACCGTCAACGACCCGGCGCTCGACGTCACCGTTCACCACACGGTCGGTGACCCGAGGACCAAGGTGGTCTTCGTGGCCAACCCCACCGCCGCGCCGGTCGCCGCGCAGATCGAGGTCGGCGCCGAGCTGGACGCCGTACGGGAGATCTGGGACGGACGCGATGTCCCCACCGACGGAATGACCATAGCCGAGAATCTTCCGCCCTACTCGATCCACGTCTACCGCTGCGTCTTCAGCGCCTGAGAGGAGCCTGCGATGCTTCACGAGAACGTCTTGATGGCCGACATCGATGTCGATCAGTGGCGAAACGCCCAAGCACTGCTGCTCCGCTCCGCCAAGGGATGCCGACGCCTGGTCCTCATCCACGAGGCCGGCCGGGTACTCAAACTGCGGCACACCCAGGCGCTGCCGGTTCGCGGTCCGGTGACCGTCGTCGAGGATCCTCACCAGGTCGCGAAGGACCTGTACGAGGCCAATCAGGACGACGTGGACTTCGTCGTCGTGATGGAACGCGATGCGGTCGACAGCTACTTCGCGCAGGTCCAGGACGCCTGGACGATCGAGGAGGATCTCGATGACTACGTCCGCAAGACGTACGCCGCGCTGGAGTCCTTCCCCGACGGGATCGTCACCTACCCCGGACCGGCGCGCGAGACGCTCGGCCTGCAATGGCGACTGGGCGCTTCGTACGACGAGATCCACGCGGCGGTGCGCGCCTATGTCAGGCCGCAGTCGAGTGTGGTCCTCGGGGTGGAGTCCGACGGTGTCCTGTGGACATCTCTGGTGATCGACTTCGACGCCGACCTCCGGGTCACTTCGGTCACTACGGCAGACCCGTCGCAGATGGATATCCACGGGACGTCGGCCGAGCTGGCGGAGAGAGTCGCCGCGTGGGCCGAGGAGTCAGGTAAGGCCGTGTCGTTGGCGCTTCTGCTGACTCACGAGGCCGCCACGGCGTTCCTCGCAGCCGCGGGAGCGCAGAAGTCCGAGATCCTGACGAAGTCGCTGGCGAACGGCGATGCCTTGATGAGCCGTGGGACGGCCTCCCTGTAGTCCTCGCGCTGGTCGCACCCGCCGCTGACCTGCCGTCGTACGGGTCAGCGGCGGGTCAGGTGGTGGCCTGGCGGGCTCGGTGGGCGGCGGCTTTGACTCGGCTCTGGCACTGGGGGGAGCAGAAGCGGCGCTGGCCGTTCTTCGAGACGTCGACGAAGACGCGGTCGCAGTTCGGGGCGTCGCAGACGCCGAGCCGGCCGGCCAGGTCGCTGCCGACCGCCAGTGCGAGGCCGGCTGCGCAACCCGCCGCCCAGCCGTTGGCGAGCTGTTCGTCGGGGCCGTGGAAGTGCAGGCTCCACGGACGGTCCTTGCCGCGGTCGAGTTGCGGGCGGGCATTCGTGTCCAGCAGCAACGCGTTGATCTCGGTCGCGGCCGTGTCCAGGTCGCCGGCGTCCGCGGCCTCGAAGACGATCCGCATCCGCGCCGCGAGCTGGACGAGCCGCCGCGCGTCGTCGGCCGGCACCGATTTCGGCGGGTGGCCGATCGCGGTCAGCGCATCCGCCACGGCCTGCCGTTCGTCGGCGGGTACGGCGTACGCGGCGCCACCGGAGTACCCGGCCGTCAGCCGGTTCACGTACTCGACCGCAGCGGCCAGCACGCTCCGGGCATGACT includes:
- a CDS encoding substrate-binding domain-containing protein codes for the protein METDPGVSSKADQALAAVQGKVLSKGPHGEDPATAEAAELTDAEVAKVKAMGATAAIVMHYGGNDWANAQVAGLKEGFAELGIQVVATTDANFKPDKQVSDLETVITKKPDVIVSIPTDPVATAGAYKKAAAAGIKLVFMDNVPQGMTAGKDYVSVVSADNYGNGVVSAHLLAKALGGKGKVGVIFHEADFFVTKQRYDGLRKTLSEDYPDLEIVESKGIAGPDFAGDAQAAANAMLSKHPDLAGIWAVWDVPAEGVMAAARASGRADLKIATQDLGKNVAIALAKDQLVAGLGAQRPFDQGVTEAKLAAGALLGKTAPPYIALSALPVTHASVLEAWKQVYHVDAPADLQKVFKK
- a CDS encoding sugar ABC transporter ATP-binding protein — translated: MTPVVQLRDIRKSFDGVPVLLGVDFEVGQGEVHALAGGNGAGKSTLMKILQGVYTKDAGEILVAGTPVTLTSVDDAKAAGIGMVFQEFSLVPSLTVAQNLFLSAETTSRFGLISDRDSRDRARRIFADLEVDVDVDAMVGDLSTAYWQLTEIAKALAQNAQVLILDEPTASLAKNEVEALFALIGRLKSRGISIIYISHRMDEIYRIADRITILRDGRRLLTRPLGEVTPAEIVEGIVGRPDDGALSYQERASSEGGEVLLEAVEVYSGDRVRGVSFQLRAGEILGLAGLMGSGRSELARCLFGIDRIDAGEVRMRGRRIDLRNPRDAQRAGIALIPEDRREQGLVLEHSVEDNLLLPVLRTIRRGPFLDTRSGRRLTRTLIDKVAIKGDPRQPVRRLSGGNQQKVVIAKWLGTQPEVLIMDEPTAGVDIGTKSEIVAIIRRLADAGGAVIVISSEYPELLAVSDRVLVLRNGSVADELRRADIPDEESLQLSVQGL
- a CDS encoding ABC transporter permease, with the translated sequence MDTETDSRMADPTTVRPPLPTSGRSAKDLARGLNRIDWRRYVIYIAFVAVFVLFAVLLRDDGFLSQSNLLNIFRQTATITVIAVGMTYVIACAEIDLSVGSVAGLASVCSAMAIAHYGLVAGILAGLAVGVVVGTINGGLVSRLGIPSFLVTLGMLGIAAGVAQWITKSAPQPILNDTFNLAFGGGDFGPVPGLLIWTAVFVIAGAVVLNRTRFGRQIVATGGSRTAADFTGINTRRIKFQVLLISATVASVAGMLYAGRLQSGRFQWGAGDELSAIAAVILGGTSLFGGRGTVVGTLFGALLIGLINNGLILAGLESSQQQVVRGVIIILAVALARKK
- a CDS encoding beta-galactosidase — its product is MSSSADVYRPISIQNGALTLHGEATALYGGAVHYWRLDRDRWDSILDSVRRMGFTMISIYIPWEVHEIEKGRFDFGQVNPSNDIDAFLTLCESKGFKIVVRPGPQINSELTYFGYPKRILADERLQARSAKGSKVVLTQVPKPIPALNYASEEFFAETALWYDAICAILAKHAYPNGGIVAAQVDNEMAYFFGVNAYIADYSDASIEGYRQFVLDKYGDLPGLNSAYSAKYSSLESLEPPRRFDATSRQEIPWYADWAEYRERYLITSMARLADMMRERGLARIALFHNYPHPLGPGGAVSGFTAPFNLAGLEEHLDFVGFDIYSRKELYSHVKTIASYVVGTSRYPYIPEFIAGVWPWYLNPGDLADEEFVTKAALMHGIRGFSRYMLVERDRWLDSPIRRDGRERPEKVEMFRTVNEMLEAGDFRNLRRQEDVLLLANREYDRLEAASVLVSFPGDFLETPSGFSEYAGALTVSEDPLGFDEPVQLAKSTWFSAFSEALTHSGFGYVLSDTALAAERWRRHKVLVLSTLDYLDAGLQAALVEYAESGGTVVIGPKAPTLDSTMRPCTVLQDALVDAAPLAGGALEAKTGSGRIILVPELDAVPATVGEVCSRTGLVTMTVNDPALDVTVHHTVGDPRTKVVFVANPTAAPVAAQIEVGAELDAVREIWDGRDVPTDGMTIAENLPPYSIHVYRCVFSA
- a CDS encoding CGNR zinc finger domain-containing protein; this encodes MTGQVSFDSHARSVLAAAVEYVNRLTAGYSGGAAYAVPADERQAVADALTAIGHPPKSVPADDARRLVQLAARMRIVFEAADAGDLDTAATEINALLLDTNARPQLDRGKDRPWSLHFHGPDEQLANGWAAGCAAGLALAVGSDLAGRLGVCDAPNCDRVFVDVSKNGQRRFCSPQCQSRVKAAAHRARQATT